A segment of the Parasphingopyxis algicola genome:
AGGGGCGGGCGGCGCCGCCTCATCTCGACGCTGTAACAGATCGTTCCTACATTGACCGGCATGACCGACTCAGCCCGCGCCGCCGCCCCTGCCGCCACCCTCGATATCGAAGCCGGAAGCGCGCAGGATCCCTATAACCGCGAACATCAGATTTTCCCGAAATTGTCCGACGAACAGCTCGAGCGCGCGGCGGGCTACGGGACCGAGGAAAGCCCCGAAGCCGGCGCCTATCTGTTCGAGCGCGGTGAGCGGGGCGTCGATTTCTTCATCTGCCTCGAAGGCGCGATCGAGATCATCGAAACCAGCGAAGAGGGCGAGGAGGTCGTCACCGTCCATGGCCCTAACCAGTTCACCGGCGAACTCGACCTGTTCAACGACCGCAAGATCCTGGTCGACGGGCGAGTGCGCGAAGGGACGCGCATATTGCGGATCAAGCGGGCCGACTTTCCGCTCTTTTCCAGCACCGAGACCGATATCGGCGAGACGATCATGCGCGCCTTCATCCTGCGCCGGACCGCCTTTCTGGTGCATGATCAGGCGGGCGCGATCCTGGCGGGGCCGGCCAATGACGGCGATACGCTGCGCATCACCCGCTTCCTCCGGCGCAACGGCTATCCGTTGCGGGTCGTCGATACCGACGATCCGGAACAGGCCGAGCCTTTCTTCGCCGACCACCCGACGGCGCGCGACAAGGTTCCGGTGCTCATCCATGCGGGCAATGATTGTCTCGCCAATCCGAGCAACCATCAGGTCGCCAACGCGCTGGGGCTGACCGAGGAACTCGATCCGGAGCATGTCTATGACGTCGCGGTCGTGGGCGCGGGGCCAGCGGGCCTCGCATCGGCGACCTATGCCGCGTCCGAGGGCCTCGACACCGTCGTGATCGAACAGGAGGCGCCGGGCGGGCAGGCGGGCACCAGCTCGAAAATCGAAAATTATCTCGGCTTTCCGACTGGCATTTCGGGCCAGGCGCTGGCGGGCCGGGCCTGGATACAGGCGCAGAAATTCGGCGCGCGCTTCGCCATCTCCCGCGCCATCGTCGATCTCGACTGCGACGAACGGCCTTACAAGCTGCAGCTGGAATGCGGCCAGCGGATCGTTGCGCGGTCGGTCATCATCGCCTCGGGCGCCCGCTATCAACAGCTCAGCCTCGACAATTACGAACGCTATGAGGGGCAGGGCATCCACTACGCGGCGACGGCTATCGAATCCCGGCTCTGCCAGGGTCGCGAGGTGATCGTGGTCGGCGGCGGCAATTCGGCGGGCCAGGCTGCGGTCTTCCTTTCGCGCCATGCGAGCCATGTCCATGTGCTCGTGCGCAGCAAGACCCTGGCGGCGAGCATGTCCGACTATCTGGTGCGGCGGATCGATTCCTCGTCCCGGATTACGCTCCACACCCAAACCGAGATCAGCGAGCTGCACGGCGATCCGACGCTCGAACAGGTGACCTGGCACGACAAGGCGATCGGCAAGGACGAAACGCGGGATATCGCCAATATCTTCGTGATGATCGGCGCGGCGCCGAACAGCGATTGGCTCGACGGCTGTCTCGAACTCGACGAAAAGGGTTTCGTGAAAACCGGCGAAGACTGCGCCGGCAATGTGACGAGCTCGCCCTATGCGACGAGCCGGCCCGGCATCTACGCGGTCGGCGATGTCCGCTCGGGCTCGGTCAAGCGCGTCGCGTCGGGCGTCGGCGAGGGTTCGGTCGTCGTCCAGACCGTGCACGGATATCTGGCCGGGATCGACGACTAGGAGGACGCATATGGGAACCATGGTCATCGTCGCCTACCGGCCGAAAAGCGGTCAGGCCGACGCACTCGAAACGCTGGTCCGCGATCATGTTCCCCGGCTGCGGGCACTCGACCTTGTCACCGACCGCGCCGCCCAGGCGATGCGGGCGAGGGACGGCACGATCGTCGAAATTTTCGAATGGAAGGACGGCGCCATCGACGCCGCGCACGAGCATCCGGACGTCCAGGCGATGTGGGCTGAGTTCGCCGAGGCGTGCGACTATGCGCCGCTCGAAACGCTGGACGAAGCGAGCCGGATGTTCGCCGAGTTCGAACCGCTGGACCTGTGATCGCGCCGATTCCGGCTTAAGCGTCAATTGCGTCCCGATACCGCCGGCTGCACGGGACGGTCTCTCCGCCCGCCAGCGTCAGCACCAGATCGCCGCTGCCCGAGGGCGCCGATGTTTCGATCGCATCGCGGTTGACCAGATAAGACCGATGGACGCGCGCGACCGACAGTCCGGCATCGTGCAACAGCGCCTCCAGTCCGGCAAGCGTGGCGCGGGCGAAATGCGTGGCGTTGCCGGCATGGACCTCGACATAATTGCCGGCGGACTGGGCATAGCGGAAGCTGTCGGCGGCGAAGCGCATCGTCCGCCCGCCGCATTTGAGCGCGATCAGCCGCGTTTCGCGCGCGTCGCGCCGGGCGGCCGCCAGTTCGCGGCGCTGCTCCGCGAAGGTCCGCAACAGAAACAGCACCAGCACGATAAACGCGTAGGACAGGATGTCCTTGCGCAGCTCGTAGACGAAGTCGCGCGGGAGATTGTCGGTGAAGATATAAGGCCGGTCGAAAAACAGGAAGAAGACCAGCTTGCGCAGCCACACCATCAGCGCGATGTGTACGGTCGAGAAGAGCAGCGCGGCGCCGGCATGGCCGGCGAGCCACAGGGGAAGGGGCGTGTCGGCAAAGCGGAAGCGGTTGGCGAATGCCATCACCAGCGGCGCGAGCGCGACGATGACGAGCACGCTCGTGGGATCGTAGATCCAGATCGCGACCGGATGATAGGGCTGTCCGGCGCGCTCGAATTCGGTTTGCGCCGAAAGCACGTCGATGATCGTGAACAGGATGCCCGATAGCGCAACGAGCGCCATCGTTTGCCACATCAGCCGCCGTTCGAACCGCCGTTCTGCTTGCGCGTCCTGCTCCGTCATCCCGGCGATGTAACCCAGACCGCGCCGTCCGGCCAATGCCGCTTGTCCCCATTCGTTGCCGCTCACCCCCGCCGCCGGGCCGTTCGTCATCGGTTGCCGCCGGAAGGCCCGGAAAACTGGGCTTTCCGGTGATGGTACCGCAGGATCGCAAGCGACCATTGCGAAGGAGCACCGATATGCCGCCGCTTTCCGAACCGATTGCCGACAGCCGCCGCTACGATCTGGACTGGCTGCGCTTCATCGCCTTCGCGCTGCTGATTTTCTACCATATCGGCATGTTCTACGTGTCCTGGGGATGGCACGTGAAAAGCGTCTATGCCTCGCCCGCGGCCGAGCCGCTGATGAGCCTGCTCAACCCGTGGCGGCTCTCGCTGCTCTTCTTCATTTCGGGTGTCGCGGTGCGTTTCGCGGCGGACAAGATGGCGGCCGGCGCGTTCGCGGCGAGTCGGCTCAAGCGGCTGGGCCTGCCGATCCTGTTCGGGATAACGGTGATTGTCGTCCCGCAGCCCTATTTCGAACTCGTGCAGGCCGGAGAGTTCGAGGGCGGCTATCCCGCTTTCTATCGCGACTATCTGAATCCGGTTCAGCTTTTCCCGATGATCACGCCGACCTGGAACCATCTCTGGTATGTCGTGTACCTGCTCGTCTATGTGCTCATCCTCGCGCCGTTCATGAAGCCGCTGTCGCGCTTCGCCGCGGGGACCGGTGGCGAGAGCTTCGGCAAGGCGCTGGGCCATCCGGCATCGCTGCTGTTCGTCGTGATCCTGCCCTTCATCGCCTATGCGCTCATTTTCGGCGACCGCTTTCCGGAGACGCACGATCTGCTCAACGACTGGCACAACCATGCCAACCGGTTCACGATTTTCCTGATCGGCTATTTTGCCGCGAAGAATGCGCGTTTCTGGAACGCGGTGGATCGCGCCCGCTGGCCCGCCGCCGGTTTCGTCCTGGCCATCGGTGCGGTGATTATCGTCTACACCGCCATTCCCGGTTTTCGCGAGTCATATCCGCTCGGCCTGCTCGCTGGCACCGCGCTGATGACGCTTTATGCCTGGTCGATGATCGTTCTGCTGATGGGGCTCGCCCAGCGCCTGCTCAACCGCAAGTCCCGGCTGCTCGCCTATCTCACCGAGGCGATCTTTCCTTATTACATCCTGCACCAGACGATCATCGTGATCGCGGGTTTCTATCTGACGCAGCTGGCGCTCGGGGCCTGGCCGGAATTTGCGCTGGTTATGCTGGCGACGGTCGGGGGATGCGTATTGCTCCACGAGTTCGTCATCCGGCGGATCGGCTGGCTCCGGCCGCTGTTCGGGCTCAGGCCGCGGGCGCGTCGCAACGGCGGAGGGCTTTCGCCGGCGGCGGCTCAAGCGTAGCCGCGTACCTTGCGTGGCTCGCCGAGCGCGCAATCGAGCGTCGCCCGGTCCCAGTTCCCGGCATCGGCCGCTGCGTCATAGGTCTTTTGCAGGAAATCGAGCAGCAGCGCCTCGGGGTCGGCGGCGGCCCGCACGGCGGCATAGGGCAGGACATATTCGCCAAGGTCCGTGTTGTAGCTGGCGCCTTCGGGCAGGCCTTTCGCCGCGCGAAAGCCGTCGGGCTCGGGATAGGCATAGGAATAGAAGATCGGATCGGGCGCGTCGGCATTGCCGGGCCAGAAGCCGGCGCTCGAAACCTCGTGCGAATAGGCCTCGCGCGCGACGCTGTCGGGGAGCGCCGGTACGCCGCCCGGATGCTCGGGCGCGTCGCGGCCCGAAAAGCGCGTCACGGCGAGGTCGAAACTGCCCCAGAAGAAATGGACCGGGCTGGTCTTGCCGAGAAAGCCGGTGGCGAAATGCTTGAAGACCGAATCGATGCGCAGCAACGCCTGCCACAGCCGGCGGGCGGCGTCCGGGTCGTAGGTCCGCCGGGCGTCGTCCGCGGCGAAGGGCGTCGGATCGGGGATCTCGTTGGGGACGCCATGGATATCGGTCGCAACGCCGTGCCTGGCGAGCATCGCGTTGAAATCGGCGAAAAAGCCGGCGATCGTTCCCGATTCCAGCGCCAGCGCATCGGTCGCGCCGTCGATCGCCCGGAATGTCAGCTGCGACCCGATAAAATCGAACTCGAGATCGAAGCTCCCGTCCGGGTGATCGACCGGTGAGCTGCCGAGCCCGCGCGCGGTCAGATAGAGCGGCACGTGCCAGCTATGATTGCTCCACGGAGTGAGTGCGACACGGACCTTGCCGACGATCTGCGTCATCAGATGGAGCATCGCGAACGTCTCGCCGTCATTTTCGATGGCGAGTTCCGGCCAGTTTCGGTTTTCGTCCATAGCCCGTTCCCTTCGCTGATGCGTCGCGCCAATCTAACCCGAAGCGGGGCGCGCGAATAGCGAAAACGGTTTCAGAACAGATATCTGACCGCGATGAAGCCGCCGACGCCGACGATGCCCACGACCGTCGTCAACAAACCGAAATGCCGATCGATGATCCGCTTCATCGGTTCGCCGAACTTCCACAGCAGCGCGGCGACGAGGAAGAATCGGGCGGCGCGGGCGATGACCGCGGCGATGATCAGGATGTAAAGCGGCATGGCCGTCGCGCCAGCCGCGATCGTGATCACCTTGAAGGGCAGTGGGGTGAAGCCCGCCAGCAGCACGATGATCCAGCCCTGCTCGTTGAACGCGGCGGCGAAATCCTCGAATTCTTCGCCGAGCCCGTAAAAGTCGAGGATCGCTTCGCCGACCGTCTCGAACAGGAAATAGCCGATCGCATAGCCGAGCAGCGCGCCCAGCACCGAGGTGACCGTGCAGACAAAGGCGAAGCGGAACGCGCGTTCGGGCTTCGCCAGGCACATCGGGATCAGCATGATATCGGGCGGGATCGGGAAGAAGCTCGATTCCACAAAGGACACTCCGCCGAGCCAGCGTTCGGCATGGCGGTGTCCGGCTTTTTCCAGCGTCCATTCGTAAAGGCGTTTCAGCATTGCCGGGCCTTATAGGGCGCAGATCGAAAAGGGAATCGCCTTTGTGCGGCGAAGCGTGAGCGGCCCGCATGTCCGGACAGCGGCGGTTTGCAAAAAATCATAATATTTCGGTCATCCGCCCGTCATCGAACCACCATCGAAGCGCAATCCAAGTCGCCTAGGCGCGGGGCACACAAAAAGGTGAGCCCATGACCGATTCTCTGATTGCCCGGCGTTCCGTCCGTCTCTTCTCCGCATTGACCCTGACGACGGCGCTGGCCTCGCCGGCTTTCGCCGGGATCTTGATCGGCGAGGTTACCGACAGTGGCGAGACGCGCGCCTTTGCCGGCAGCACGATCACCATCGAGGAACTGGGCCGGACGGTCGAAGCGGGGCCGGGCGGCTTTTACCGATTCGGGGATGTTCCCGCCGGCACCTATACGATCACCGCGCGCTATGTCGGCGCCGTTCCCGCGTCGCAGACCGTTGTCGTGCCGGAGACCGGCGATGTGCGCGCCGATTTCCGTCTCGGCACGGGCGCGACCAACGATGTCTCGATCCTCGTGATCGGTCAGGCGGCGAACCTCGCATCCGCGCTTTCGCGCCAGCGCGCCGCGGACGGCATCGAAAATGTGCTGACCCGCGATGCGATCGGCCAGTTTCCGGACCAAAATGCTGCGGAATCGCTGCGACGGGTGCCGGGTCTGTCCGTGCAGGACGATCAGGGCGAGGGCCGGTTCGTCGTCGTCCGCGGCCTCGCGCCAAACCTCAACTCCGTATCGATCAACGGCGCGCGCGTGCCGTCGCCCGAGGCCGGCGGCCGCGAAGTGCCGCTCGACGTCATTCCGTCGGGGTTGATCGAATCGATCGAGGTTCGCAAGACCCTGACCCCGGATATGGATGCCGATGCGATCGGCGGGTCGATCGAGATCAATTCGACGAGCCCGTTCGACCGGCGGCAGAGCCAGGTCGTCGCGACGCTCGAGGGCAACTACAATGATCTTGTCGATGCGTGGAACCCGAAGGGCTCGGTCGACTTTACCTGGCTAGCGACCGATACGTTCGGCATTTCCGGCGGCTTCTCCTATTACAATCGCGAACTCGGCAGCGACAATATCGAGGCCGAGGACTGGGGCCGGGAGGATGGCGTTGCCTTTCCCGAAGAAATCCAGTTCCGCAACTACGATATCGAGCGCGAGCGGATTGCCGGCAGCCTCGCATTCGAATACCGGCCCGACGCCGGTATCTCGCTCTATGCGCGAGGGTTGGCGAGCCGCTTTTCGGACCAGGAGTTCCGGTCGCGCACGATATTGGGTTTCGATGGGCCTCCGGTCGGGGGCGATGGCACGAGCGCGATTTTCTCCGCCGACGCCGATCCGATTACGGTCGAGCGGGAACTCAAGGACCGGCTGGAAACGCAATATATCTATTCGGCGGTGTTCGGCGGCGATTTCGAGTTCGACGCCTGGACCATCAACGCCCAGGCTTCTTACAGCTATTCGCGCGAAACCGAGCCGGATCGCATCGATTCCCTGTTCGAGCGGGAGTTCGAGGCCGGCGACGATATTTTCGTGACCTTGACCGATCTCGATACGCGGACGCCCGAATTTTTTTCAACCAATGGCGCTTTGTTCCGCGACCCGTCCGAATATGAACTGGCCGCGGTCGAGTTCGCAGACGGCCGCTCGACGGACAGCGAATGGGCCTTCCAGTTCGATGTGGCCCGCCAATTCTTCGTCGGCGAGGGATCGGTCACGTTCCAGACCGGCGGCAAGGTGCGGTTGCGCGACAAGGATTTCACCTTCGATTTCGATCTGTTCGAAGGCTTCGCCAATGGCGACGATTTCCCGACGCTGGACGGCTTCGCGACTACGGGCATTTACCCGCTCGCCAATATCTCGCCCTTCGTCGATCGCTCGATCAGCGATTTCGTCACCGGCAATATCGGCGCATTCGAGCGCGAAAACGCCGATAGCGATTTCGACAGTGCCGGCGCGTTTTACGACGTGTCCGAGGATATCTATGCGGCCTACGGGCTTGCGCGGGTGGAGGTCGGCAATTTGCGGGCGATCGCGGGCCTGCGCGTCGAACGCACCGACAATGTGCTCCGCGGCAATATCGTCGAACTGGTCGAGGAAGGCGGCACGGTGAATGGCGCAGTGCTCGACGAGGACACGGTGTTCGTTACGCCGACCGAGATCGACCGCAACTATACCCGCTGGCTGCCAAGCGTGAATCTGCGCTGGGAACCGGCCGACAATGTCGTGGTTCGCGGCGCGATCTATCGCGCGCTGTCCCGGCCGAATATCGAACAGATCGCGCCGCGCTTCCTCGTTGAGGAGAGCGAAGGCGGCGAGCGGGAGGGCGAGTTCGGCAACCCGGCCCTGCGCCCGCTCGACGCCTGGAACTACGATCTCGGGATTGCCTGGTATTTCAGCGGCAACGCCGTGATCCAGGGCAATGTCTTCTACAAGGAGATCGACGATTTCATCGCGACGACAGTGATCGACGATCAGATTGTCAACGGCGTCTTCATCGACGAGGGGACGATCCCGATCAACGGCGAGAGCGCGACCGTGACCGGCATCGAGCTCAACCTGCAGGCGGCGCTCGATTTCCTGCCGTCGCCGTTCGACGGCCTCCTCGTCGCCGCCAACTATACCTATACCGACAGCGAGGCGGAGATTTTCGGGCGCACCGTGCCGCTGCCCGCGACGTCGGAAAACATCTGGAATGCGACGCTCGGCTACGAAAAATACGGCCTCTCGTTGCGGGCCACCTTGTCCTATCGCGACGATTTCCTCGACGAGGTCACCGATGACGGCGACGGCGATATCTGGAACCAGTCGCGGCTGCTGTTCGATGTATCGGCGCGTTACCGCATCACCGACAATTTCCAGGTCTTCGCCAATTTCGTGAACCTGACCGACGAGCCCTATGGCTTCTTCACCACGGGGACGGCGGCCGGCGGCAACCGCCTGATCCAGTATGAGGAGTATAGCTGGACGGCGACCGCGGGCCTGCGCGTGACATTTCCGTAGGAAGAGGCAGGGGTAGATGACGATGAAAATCGGGATGGCGGCTATCGGCATGGCCGCGATGGCGGCACTGCTGACCGGCTGCGAAACTGTTCCGCAGCCCGACCCGGCGCGCGGCGCGCCGGTAACGGCGAGCGCGCAGACCATGCCGGTCGCCAGCACCGAGGACGCGGCCGACGATCCGGCGATCTGGGTCAACACAGCGGACCCGGCGGCCAGCCTGATCGTCGGTACGGACAAGCGGGCCGGGCTCCATGTCTATGACCTGAGCGGGGCGGAACGCAGCTTCCTGCGGACGGGCCGCGTCAACAATGTCGCACTGCTCGACGGCGTGCGGCTTGCCGGCGAGGAGGCGGTTCTCGTCGCGGCCAGCGATCGCGCGGATCCGCTGACCGCGCATATCGCGCTGTTCCGGCTTGACGGCACTACCGGGGCGCTTGCGCCGATCGGCCGCGTCGAAGCCGGGCCGGGGGAAGGCTATGGCTTTTGCATGGCGCGGGATCCGGGCGGCATCGTCCACACCTTCCTGAACACCAAGGAAGGGACGATCTATCACCAGAGGTTGGACGTGGACGGCGAAGTGACGGTCCTCGGCACGCGCACGCTGACCGTGCCGAGCCAGCCCGAAGGCTGTGTGGTCGATGAGCGCACCGGCCTGCTTTATGTCGGCGAAGAAGCCGCGGGCATCTGGCGCTTCGATCTCGAGACCGGCGCGGGCGAGCTTGTCGTGCGCGTCGCGCCGGACCAGCTTGTCGCCGATGTCGAGGGACTGGCGCTCGCGCCGTCGGGCGAGAATGGCGGCTATCTCGTCGCCTCGAGCCAGGGCGACCATGCCTATGCCGTATACCGGTTGCCGGACATGGGATATGTCGGGCGCTTCTACATCGCCGATGGCGATGTCATCGACGGGGTTACGGAAACCGACGGCATAGAGTTGAGTCTGGCAGACTTCGGCCCCGCATTCCCGAACGGTCTGCTTGTCGTGCAGGACGGCCACACGCTCTCGCGCCGCCAGAATTTCAAGCTGGTGGATTGGGGGCGGGTGGTCGACGCGCTGCGGCTGGACTAGTTCGTCAGAATTTCCCTCGCGGAAAATCGCCGCACCGGCCCGCACCCCCTCCCGGCCTCCCATTGAGTGTACCCTGTGGGAGGCCGGGAGGGGGTGCGGGCCGGTGCGGCGCCTGAGCGTTAGCGAAGGTCTGACAATCAATGCCCGGCCGCGCCGCTCACTTCGTCCTGCAACTCCTTCGGCGTTTCGCGGCCATGGTCGGTGCCCGCGGTGCGTTCGCCCCGGGCCAGCGCGAAGATCACGCCGGAGAGCGCCATCAGCGCGACGATGTTCGGCAGCGCCATCGCCGCGTTCGAGATGTCGCCGAGCCGCCAGACCAGTTCGAGCGGAACGAAGGAGCCGATGAAGATCACCAGGCACCAGAGGACCCGCCAGACCAGGTGCAGCCGGAGTTCGCCCTGGCGCGTGGCGCCGGGAAGCTGGTCGTAGAGATAGGTGATCGCCCGCTCGCCATAATAGGACCAGGTCAGCAGCGTCGTGAACACGAACAGCAGCAGCGCCACCGAGGCGATCAGCGTGCCGATCGGGATGGTGCCGACTTGGAGCGGGAACGCCGCCGCATAGGCACCCGATGTCATCGCGAAGCCCTGGAGATCGGACTGCCAGGCATGTTCGACCGCGATCTGTTGCCCCTCGACCGTGGCGGTGAAATCGCCGCCGACCGTCAGCATGACGAGCGCCGTCATCGTGCAGATGACGATCGTGTCGATAAACGTGCCCATCATCGCGAAGCGGCCCTGGGCCGCCGGGTCGTTGGTCTGCGCCACGGCGTGGGCGATGGCCGTCGAGCCCTGGCCCGCCTCGTTCGAGAACAGCCCGCGTGCGACACCGGCGCGGATCGCCATGATGATCGCCGCGCCGAGGAAACCGCCCGACGCCGACTGGACGTTGAACGCGCCGTCGAAGATACGGCCGAAGGTTTCGGGCAGGTAATTGGCGTTCAGGATGAGCGCGATGATCGCCATCACGATATAGAGCCCGGCCATGAACGGGACGATGGTTTCGGCGACCTTGCCGATCCACTTGATCCCGCCGATGATGACGATGAACACGGCGATCGCCGCGATCAGCCCGCCCACCCATTCGTCGATCCCGGTCAGTTCGTTGACGCTGTCGCCGAAGCTGTTGGCCTGGATCGAATTGCCGGTGACGAGGGCGGAAAACAGCGTGCCGAGACAAAAGAAGATCGCCAGCCATTTCCATTTCGGCCCGAGGCCATAGGTGATGTAGCTCATCGGCCCGCCGCGATAGACGCCGTCTTCGGTGCGTTCGCGGAAACGGACGGCGAGCGAACCCTCGCCGAAGGCGAGCGCCATGCCGAACAGCGCGGTAATCCACATCCAGAAGATCGCGCCCGGGCCGCCCAGAGTGATCGCGGTGGCGACGCCGACAAGGTTGCCGGTGCCGACCTGGCCCGACAGCGCGGTGGAGAGCGCCGCGAAGGGCGAGATCTCGCCCTCGCCCTTCCTGTCGGGTTTCTTGAAGATGCCGACCAGCGAAGAACCAAGCTTGCGCAGCGGATAGCCCTTGAGGCCGGCCATCATATAGAGGCCCGCGCCGAGCAGGATCACGACCATTGGCGGCACGAGCAGCACTTCCTCGCCGTTCCAGGTGCCGCCCCAGATGAAATCGCTGATATTGGTGACGCGGTTGACCGCCGCCTCCATTGCCGAAACCGGTGCGTCCGCCGCCATCAACTTACTCCCCAGCACTCTGTTCTCGTTGGCGCCGTGGTTTAGCGGAACTGCGCGGCATGTAAATGTGGCGATGCACAGATACGGCAAAGCCCTTACCGAC
Coding sequences within it:
- a CDS encoding YqaA family protein, translating into MLKRLYEWTLEKAGHRHAERWLGGVSFVESSFFPIPPDIMLIPMCLAKPERAFRFAFVCTVTSVLGALLGYAIGYFLFETVGEAILDFYGLGEEFEDFAAAFNEQGWIIVLLAGFTPLPFKVITIAAGATAMPLYILIIAAVIARAARFFLVAALLWKFGEPMKRIIDRHFGLLTTVVGIVGVGGFIAVRYLF
- a CDS encoding FAD-dependent oxidoreductase, translated to MTDSARAAAPAATLDIEAGSAQDPYNREHQIFPKLSDEQLERAAGYGTEESPEAGAYLFERGERGVDFFICLEGAIEIIETSEEGEEVVTVHGPNQFTGELDLFNDRKILVDGRVREGTRILRIKRADFPLFSSTETDIGETIMRAFILRRTAFLVHDQAGAILAGPANDGDTLRITRFLRRNGYPLRVVDTDDPEQAEPFFADHPTARDKVPVLIHAGNDCLANPSNHQVANALGLTEELDPEHVYDVAVVGAGPAGLASATYAASEGLDTVVIEQEAPGGQAGTSSKIENYLGFPTGISGQALAGRAWIQAQKFGARFAISRAIVDLDCDERPYKLQLECGQRIVARSVIIASGARYQQLSLDNYERYEGQGIHYAATAIESRLCQGREVIVVGGGNSAGQAAVFLSRHASHVHVLVRSKTLAASMSDYLVRRIDSSSRITLHTQTEISELHGDPTLEQVTWHDKAIGKDETRDIANIFVMIGAAPNSDWLDGCLELDEKGFVKTGEDCAGNVTSSPYATSRPGIYAVGDVRSGSVKRVASGVGEGSVVVQTVHGYLAGIDD
- a CDS encoding TonB-dependent receptor, producing MTDSLIARRSVRLFSALTLTTALASPAFAGILIGEVTDSGETRAFAGSTITIEELGRTVEAGPGGFYRFGDVPAGTYTITARYVGAVPASQTVVVPETGDVRADFRLGTGATNDVSILVIGQAANLASALSRQRAADGIENVLTRDAIGQFPDQNAAESLRRVPGLSVQDDQGEGRFVVVRGLAPNLNSVSINGARVPSPEAGGREVPLDVIPSGLIESIEVRKTLTPDMDADAIGGSIEINSTSPFDRRQSQVVATLEGNYNDLVDAWNPKGSVDFTWLATDTFGISGGFSYYNRELGSDNIEAEDWGREDGVAFPEEIQFRNYDIERERIAGSLAFEYRPDAGISLYARGLASRFSDQEFRSRTILGFDGPPVGGDGTSAIFSADADPITVERELKDRLETQYIYSAVFGGDFEFDAWTINAQASYSYSRETEPDRIDSLFEREFEAGDDIFVTLTDLDTRTPEFFSTNGALFRDPSEYELAAVEFADGRSTDSEWAFQFDVARQFFVGEGSVTFQTGGKVRLRDKDFTFDFDLFEGFANGDDFPTLDGFATTGIYPLANISPFVDRSISDFVTGNIGAFERENADSDFDSAGAFYDVSEDIYAAYGLARVEVGNLRAIAGLRVERTDNVLRGNIVELVEEGGTVNGAVLDEDTVFVTPTEIDRNYTRWLPSVNLRWEPADNVVVRGAIYRALSRPNIEQIAPRFLVEESEGGEREGEFGNPALRPLDAWNYDLGIAWYFSGNAVIQGNVFYKEIDDFIATTVIDDQIVNGVFIDEGTIPINGESATVTGIELNLQAALDFLPSPFDGLLVAANYTYTDSEAEIFGRTVPLPATSENIWNATLGYEKYGLSLRATLSYRDDFLDEVTDDGDGDIWNQSRLLFDVSARYRITDNFQVFANFVNLTDEPYGFFTTGTAAGGNRLIQYEEYSWTATAGLRVTFP
- a CDS encoding LytTR family DNA-binding domain-containing protein, which codes for MTNGPAAGVSGNEWGQAALAGRRGLGYIAGMTEQDAQAERRFERRLMWQTMALVALSGILFTIIDVLSAQTEFERAGQPYHPVAIWIYDPTSVLVIVALAPLVMAFANRFRFADTPLPLWLAGHAGAALLFSTVHIALMVWLRKLVFFLFFDRPYIFTDNLPRDFVYELRKDILSYAFIVLVLFLLRTFAEQRRELAAARRDARETRLIALKCGGRTMRFAADSFRYAQSAGNYVEVHAGNATHFARATLAGLEALLHDAGLSVARVHRSYLVNRDAIETSAPSGSGDLVLTLAGGETVPCSRRYRDAIDA
- a CDS encoding alanine/glycine:cation symporter family protein translates to MAADAPVSAMEAAVNRVTNISDFIWGGTWNGEEVLLVPPMVVILLGAGLYMMAGLKGYPLRKLGSSLVGIFKKPDRKGEGEISPFAALSTALSGQVGTGNLVGVATAITLGGPGAIFWMWITALFGMALAFGEGSLAVRFRERTEDGVYRGGPMSYITYGLGPKWKWLAIFFCLGTLFSALVTGNSIQANSFGDSVNELTGIDEWVGGLIAAIAVFIVIIGGIKWIGKVAETIVPFMAGLYIVMAIIALILNANYLPETFGRIFDGAFNVQSASGGFLGAAIIMAIRAGVARGLFSNEAGQGSTAIAHAVAQTNDPAAQGRFAMMGTFIDTIVICTMTALVMLTVGGDFTATVEGQQIAVEHAWQSDLQGFAMTSGAYAAAFPLQVGTIPIGTLIASVALLLFVFTTLLTWSYYGERAITYLYDQLPGATRQGELRLHLVWRVLWCLVIFIGSFVPLELVWRLGDISNAAMALPNIVALMALSGVIFALARGERTAGTDHGRETPKELQDEVSGAAGH
- a CDS encoding DUF5996 family protein; this translates as MDENRNWPELAIENDGETFAMLHLMTQIVGKVRVALTPWSNHSWHVPLYLTARGLGSSPVDHPDGSFDLEFDFIGSQLTFRAIDGATDALALESGTIAGFFADFNAMLARHGVATDIHGVPNEIPDPTPFAADDARRTYDPDAARRLWQALLRIDSVFKHFATGFLGKTSPVHFFWGSFDLAVTRFSGRDAPEHPGGVPALPDSVAREAYSHEVSSAGFWPGNADAPDPIFYSYAYPEPDGFRAAKGLPEGASYNTDLGEYVLPYAAVRAAADPEALLLDFLQKTYDAAADAGNWDRATLDCALGEPRKVRGYA
- a CDS encoding acyltransferase family protein; this encodes MPPLSEPIADSRRYDLDWLRFIAFALLIFYHIGMFYVSWGWHVKSVYASPAAEPLMSLLNPWRLSLLFFISGVAVRFAADKMAAGAFAASRLKRLGLPILFGITVIVVPQPYFELVQAGEFEGGYPAFYRDYLNPVQLFPMITPTWNHLWYVVYLLVYVLILAPFMKPLSRFAAGTGGESFGKALGHPASLLFVVILPFIAYALIFGDRFPETHDLLNDWHNHANRFTIFLIGYFAAKNARFWNAVDRARWPAAGFVLAIGAVIIVYTAIPGFRESYPLGLLAGTALMTLYAWSMIVLLMGLAQRLLNRKSRLLAYLTEAIFPYYILHQTIIVIAGFYLTQLALGAWPEFALVMLATVGGCVLLHEFVIRRIGWLRPLFGLRPRARRNGGGLSPAAAQA
- a CDS encoding phytase, which gives rise to MTMKIGMAAIGMAAMAALLTGCETVPQPDPARGAPVTASAQTMPVASTEDAADDPAIWVNTADPAASLIVGTDKRAGLHVYDLSGAERSFLRTGRVNNVALLDGVRLAGEEAVLVAASDRADPLTAHIALFRLDGTTGALAPIGRVEAGPGEGYGFCMARDPGGIVHTFLNTKEGTIYHQRLDVDGEVTVLGTRTLTVPSQPEGCVVDERTGLLYVGEEAAGIWRFDLETGAGELVVRVAPDQLVADVEGLALAPSGENGGYLVASSQGDHAYAVYRLPDMGYVGRFYIADGDVIDGVTETDGIELSLADFGPAFPNGLLVVQDGHTLSRRQNFKLVDWGRVVDALRLD